The sequence cccaggtgtgcccaggtgtgactctgctctgcccccagggctggtgaTCCTGGAGCTGTCCAAGGAGAAGCCCCAGGAGCGACACCTGGACCGCCAGGCCGCCCAGTTCGGCGCCGCCGTGGCCAAGGTGGAGGCCGAGCTCTCGGCCCAGATCCGCTACCTGACCCAGGTGAGCcggggggattttgggggtcccaggtgggatttgaggGGTTTTGGGTGGTCCCAGGTGGGTTTTAGGGgatcccaggtgtgttttggggggTGGTTTGGGGATCccaggttggattttgggggtttatgGGCACATTTGGGGTCCCTCAGGTGTGTCTctcacctgcacaggtgagtTTGGATCTCTCCAGGTGCGTTTTTAGCAATGTCCCATTAGGATTTCAGGTACTTTTGGGATCCcaggggtgttttgggggtttctggGGTACCTCAGGTGTGTTGGGGTCCCTCAGGTGTGtctctcacctgcccaggtgagtTTGGATCGCTCCAGGTGAGTTTTTAGCGATGTTCCACTGGCATTTCAGGTACTTTTGGGATCCCAGTTGGTTTGTTAGGGGATTTTGGGCTCTCAGGTGTGTCGGGGTGTCTCAGGTGTGTCTctcacctgcacaggtgagtTGGGATCTCTCCAGGTGAGTTTTTAGCAATGTCCCATTAGGATTTCAGGTACTTTTGGGATCCTaggggtgttttgggggtttctggGGTACCTCAGGTGTGTAGGGATGCCTCAGGTGTGTCTctcacctgcacaggtgagtTTGGATCTCTCCAGGTGAGTTTTTAGTGATGTTCCACTGGGATTTCAGGTACTTTTGTGATCCCAGTTGGTTTTTTAGGGGATTTTGGGNNNNNNNNNNNNNNNNNNNNNNNNNNNNNNNNNNNNNNNNNNNNNNNNNNNNNNNNNNNNNNNNNNNNNNNNNNNNNNNNNNNNNNNNNNNNNNNNNNNNNNNNNNNNNNNNNNNNNNNNNNNNNNNNNNNNNNNNNNNNNNNNNNNNNNNNNNNNNNNNNNNNNNNNNNNNNNNNNNNNNNNNNNNNNNNNNNNNNNNNNNNNNNNNNNNNNNNNNNNNNNNNNNNNNNNNNNNNNNNNNNNNNNNNNNNNNNNNNNNNNNNNNNNNNNNNNNNNNNNNNNNNNNNNNNNNNNNNNNNNNNNNNNNNNNNNNNNNNNNNNNNNNNNNNNNNNNNNNNNNNNNNNNNNNNNNNNNNNNNNNNNNNNNNNNNNNNNNNNNNNNNNNNNNNNNNNNNNNNNNNNNNNNNNNNNNNNNNNNNNNNNNNNNNNNNNNNNNNNNNNNNNNNNNNNNNNNNNNNNNNNNNNNNNNNNNNNNNNNNNNNNNNNNNNNNNNNNNNNNNNNNNNNNNNNNNNNNNNNNNNNNNNNNNNNNNNNNNNNNNNNNNNNNNNNNNNNNNNNNNNNNNNNNNNNNNNNNNNNNNNNNNNNNNNNNNNNNNNNNNNNNNNNNNNNNNNNNNNNNNNNNNNNNNNNNNNNNNNNNNNNNNNNNNNNNNNNNNNNNNNNNNNNNNNNNNNNNNNNNNNNNNNNNNNNNNNNNNNNNNNNNNNNNNNNNNNNNNNNNNNNNNNNNNNNNNNNCCAGCTGGCGCTGAACCGGCTGGACTACGCCCGGCGGCGCCTGGCCGAGCTGGCGCGGGGCTGCGAGCTGATGCTGGAGCAGTGAcgcacctgggcgcacctgggcgcacctggggACGCACCTGGACGCACCtcacctggagacacctggaaCAGCCTTGGGACAGAAAAATGGGATCTGGTTGGGATTCGACACCTTGGAGACATCGCTGAGAGACTTTGGGCACACCTGTAacacacctggagacacctggggaTACTTGGGggcacctgggcgcacctggggacacacctgggcacacctggagacacctggaGAAAGCCTTGGGACTGAAAAATGGGATCTGGTTGGGATTCGACACCTTGGGGACATCGCTGAGAGACtttgggcacacctggagacacctgggcgcacctgggaacacacctggagacacctgggcgcacctggggacacctgggcacacctggagaaAGCCTTGGGACAGAAAAATGGGATCTGGTTGGGATTCGACACCTTGGGGACATCGCTGAGAGACtttgggcacacctggagacacctggagacacctgtGGGCACACCTGGAACACCtagagacacacctgggcacatcGGGGGACACCTGGAACAGCCTCGAGAcggagaccccccccccccccccccccccccccccccccccccccccccccccccccccccccccccccccccccccccccccccccccccccccccccccccccccccccccccccccccccccccccccccccccccccccccccccccccccccccccccccccccccccccccccccccccccccccccccccccccccccccccccccccccccccccccccccccccccccccccccccccccccccccccccccccccccccccccccccccccccccccccccccccccccccccccccccccccccccccccccccccccccccccccccccccccccccccccccccccccccccccccccccccccccccccccccccccccccccccccccccccccccccccccccccccccccccccccccccccccccccccccccccccccccccccccccccccccccccccccccccccccccccccccccccccccccccccccccccccccccccccccccccccccccccccccccccccccccccccccccccccccccccccccccccccccccccccccccccccccccccccccccccccccccccccccccccccccccccccccccccccccccccccccccccccccccccccccccccccccccccccccccccccccccccccccccccccccccccccccccccccccccccccccccccccccccccccccccccccccccccccccccccccccccccccccccccccccccccccccccccccccccccccccccccccccccccccccccccccccccccccccccccccccccccccccccccccccccccccccccccccccccccccccccccccccccccccccccccccccccccccccccccccccccccccccccccccccccccccccccccccccccccccccccccccccccccccccccccccccccccccccccccccccccccccccccccccccccccccccccccccccccccccccccccccccccccccccccccccccccccccccccccccccccccccccccccccccccccccccccccccccccccccccccccccccccccccccccccccccccccccccccccccccccccccccccccccccccccccccccccccccccccccccccccccccccccccccccccccccccccccccccccccccccccccccccccccccccccccccccccccccccccccccccccccccccccccccccccccccccccccccccccccccccccccccccccccccccccccccccccccccccccccccccccccccccccccccccccccccccccccccccccccccccccccccccccccccccccccccccccccccccccccccccccccccccccccccccccccccccccccccccccccccccccccccccccccccccccccccccccccccccccccccccccccccccccccccccccccccccccccccccccccccccccccccccccccccccccccccccccccccccccccccccccccccccccccccccccccccccccccccccccccccccccccccccccccccccccccccccccccccccccccccccccccccccccccccccccccccccccccccccccccccccccccccccccccccccccccccccccccccccccccccccccccccccccccccccccccccccccccccccccccccccccccccccccccccccccccccccccccccccccccccccccccccccccccccccccccccccccccccccccccccccccccccccccccccccccccccccccccccccccccccccccccccccccccccccccccccccccccccccccccccccccccccccccccccccccccccccccccccccccccccccccccccccccccccccccccccccccccccccccccccccccccccccccccccccccccccccccccccccccccccccccccccccccccccccccccccccccccccccccccccccccccccccccccccccccccccccccccccccccccccccccccccccccccccccccccccccccccccccccccccccccccccccccccccccccccccccccccccccccccccccccccccccccccccccccccccccccccccccccccccccccccccccccccccccccccccccccccccccccccccccccccccccccccccccccccccccccccccccccccccccccccccccccccccccccccccccccccccccccccccccccccccccccccccccccccccccccccccccccccccccccccccccccccccccccccccccccccccccccccccccccccccccccccccccccccccccccccccccccccccccccccccccccccccccccccccccccccccccccccccccccccccccccccccccccccccccccccccccccccccccccccccccccccccccccccccccccccccccccccccccccccccccccccccccccccccccccccccccccccccccccccccccccccccccccccccccccccccccccccccccccccccccccccccc comes from Ficedula albicollis isolate OC2 unplaced genomic scaffold, FicAlb1.5 N01312, whole genome shotgun sequence and encodes:
- the MED11 gene encoding mediator of RNA polymerase II transcription subunit 11, translated to GVPRCDSALPPGLVILELSKEKPQERHLDRQAAQFGAAVAKVEAELSAQIRYLTQVSRGDFGGPRWDLRGFGWSQVGFRGSQLALNRLDYARRRLAELARGCELMLEQ